Proteins from one Patagioenas fasciata isolate bPatFas1 chromosome 6, bPatFas1.hap1, whole genome shotgun sequence genomic window:
- the DEPDC1 gene encoding DEP domain-containing protein 1A isoform X3, which translates to MAARAGGPGPYRATQLWNEITKYFRAGMPLRKHRQHFKKHGSCFTASEAVDWLHEVLRTNSNFGPEVTRQQTVQLLGKFLKNHVIEDIKGRWGSENLEDNGALYRFPSTSPVKPLPSSCPQKENLENLPRDKEKLFKLPHLSRRTFRKHELLQSLENLENPKPDTIEESKEDALHREEISQEYVQETWRNIILLHLQTILGLPSLDEVLQPTQIVPEYVIYNMTNTSKHGVVILQNKSEDLPHWVLSAMKCLAYWPRNNDMSQPTYSGFERDVFRTVADYFLNLPEPLLTFEYYELFVNILDLLQPHLERIAVEALQICCLLLPPPNRRKIQLLMRMIARISENVDMPRLHDAMGTRSLMIQTFSRCVLCCAEEVDLDELLSTRLVSFLMDHQQEIFKVPTYLQVAVRDHLEYVKMSQCKYPKEEICAILPTYSYCKQITPQEFEEQKVSTSQAAVAELLENIIKDKNLSVKDKKKKLKQFQKEYPLIYQNRFPTTENEAMLFENKPTIKQPMLSLRKPRFRSLRY; encoded by the exons ATGGCGGCCCGGGCGGGCGGCCCGGGGCCGTACCGAGCCACGCAGCTG TGGAATGAAATTACCAAATATTTCCGAGCAGGCATGCCGTTAAGGAAACACAGGCAACATTTCAAAAAGCATGGCAGCTGTTTCACTGCCTCGGAAGCTGTGGACTGGCTCCATGAAGTGTTAAGGACTAACAGTAACTTTGGTCCTGAAGTTACCaggcagcagactgttcagttaCTGGGAAAGTTCCTCAAGAATCATGTAATTGAAGATATAAAAGGGAGATGGGGATCTGAAAATTTAGAAGACAATGGTGCACTATACAG GTTTCCATCAACATCTCCAGTTAAACCTCTGCCAAGCTCATGTCCACAAAAAGAGAACTTGGAAAACTTACCTAGAGACAAAGAAAAACTTTTTAAACTACCACATTTATCCAGGAGAACTTTTAGAAAACATGAATTACTACAGTCTCTG GAAAATTTAGAAAATCCAAAACCTGATACAATAGAAGAAAGTAAGGAAGATGCACTGCATAGGGAGGAAATAAGCCAGGAATACGTGCAAGAAACTTGGAGAAATATCATTCTACTGCA TTTGCAAACCATCTTGGGCCTCCCGTCTCTGGACGAAGTTTTGCAGCCAACACAGATAGTTCCCGAGTACGTCATCTACAACATGACTAACACGAGCAAACATGGTGTTGTTATTTTGCAGAACAaatcag aagACCTCCCTCACTGGGTGTTGTCAGCTATGAAATGCCTCGCATACT GGCCTAGAAATAATGACATGAGCCAACCAACTTACAGTGGGTTTGAACGGGATGTGTTCAGAACAGTTGCTGATTACTTTCTCAATCTCCCCGAACCATTACTTACTTTTGAATACTATGaactttttgttaatattttag ATCTCCTTCAGCCTCATTTAGAAAGAATTGCTGTTGAAGCGCTACAGATATGTTGTTTGTTGCTTCCACCACCAAATCGTAGAAAGATTCAGCTCCTAATGCGTATGATCGCTCGGATCAGTGAAAACGTTGATATGCCACGGCTACACGATGCAATGGGAACGCGTTCTTTG ATGATACAGACCTTTTCTCGGTgcgtgctgtgctgtgcagaagaAGTAGATCTCGATGAGCTGCTTTCCACACGGTTGGTTTCATTTCTAATGGACCATCAGCAAGAAATATTTAAAGTACCAACTTACCTGCAGGTTGCAGTGCGAGATCACCTGGAATATGTGAAGATGTCTCAG TGCAAATATCCAAAGGAAGAAATTTGTGCCATATTACCAACATATTCATACTGCAAACAAATAACTCCTCAGGAGTTTGAGGAACAAAAGGTTTCTACCTCTCAAGCTGCAGTGGCAGAGCTCTTGGAGAACATTATCAAAGATAAAAACTTGTCtgtgaaagacaaaaagaaaaagctaaaacAG
- the DEPDC1 gene encoding DEP domain-containing protein 1A isoform X1: MAARAGGPGPYRATQLWNEITKYFRAGMPLRKHRQHFKKHGSCFTASEAVDWLHEVLRTNSNFGPEVTRQQTVQLLGKFLKNHVIEDIKGRWGSENLEDNGALYRFPSTSPVKPLPSSCPQKENLENLPRDKEKLFKLPHLSRRTFRKHELLQSLENLENPKPDTIEESKEDALHREEISQEYVQETWRNIILLHLQTILGLPSLDEVLQPTQIVPEYVIYNMTNTSKHGVVILQNKSEDLPHWVLSAMKCLAYWPRNNDMSQPTYSGFERDVFRTVADYFLNLPEPLLTFEYYELFVNILVMCGYITIPNISRGKHSAQDEERNPQPSKILHLNSFKSTECLLLSLLRKEPDKKKKEYEASRKSSSEELTIQKQCTKKLQQYQLTCRQGSAENLIGGSCQNLSGFRKEQVPPRTFRTRCYSLEIIGDTASNVCNRGESDSLGHSDVNTTLGTRNRKQSPLSEHKANSVLELGFDNMCQNQTRGIQRVAASTLQDKELLNESCGSKQICRSLSLLGKRNSRSCANINVPVAEITVKPKPQLCGQGKPNTSGVDVRTEVSNITINKRRCKSTTELSEFSFTHSFMLTGTQNLLQPHLERIAVEALQICCLLLPPPNRRKIQLLMRMIARISENVDMPRLHDAMGTRSLMIQTFSRCVLCCAEEVDLDELLSTRLVSFLMDHQQEIFKVPTYLQVAVRDHLEYVKMSQCKYPKEEICAILPTYSYCKQITPQEFEEQKVSTSQAAVAELLENIIKDKNLSVKDKKKKLKQFQKEYPLIYQNRFPTTENEAMLFENKPTIKQPMLSLRKPRFRSLRY; the protein is encoded by the exons ATGGCGGCCCGGGCGGGCGGCCCGGGGCCGTACCGAGCCACGCAGCTG TGGAATGAAATTACCAAATATTTCCGAGCAGGCATGCCGTTAAGGAAACACAGGCAACATTTCAAAAAGCATGGCAGCTGTTTCACTGCCTCGGAAGCTGTGGACTGGCTCCATGAAGTGTTAAGGACTAACAGTAACTTTGGTCCTGAAGTTACCaggcagcagactgttcagttaCTGGGAAAGTTCCTCAAGAATCATGTAATTGAAGATATAAAAGGGAGATGGGGATCTGAAAATTTAGAAGACAATGGTGCACTATACAG GTTTCCATCAACATCTCCAGTTAAACCTCTGCCAAGCTCATGTCCACAAAAAGAGAACTTGGAAAACTTACCTAGAGACAAAGAAAAACTTTTTAAACTACCACATTTATCCAGGAGAACTTTTAGAAAACATGAATTACTACAGTCTCTG GAAAATTTAGAAAATCCAAAACCTGATACAATAGAAGAAAGTAAGGAAGATGCACTGCATAGGGAGGAAATAAGCCAGGAATACGTGCAAGAAACTTGGAGAAATATCATTCTACTGCA TTTGCAAACCATCTTGGGCCTCCCGTCTCTGGACGAAGTTTTGCAGCCAACACAGATAGTTCCCGAGTACGTCATCTACAACATGACTAACACGAGCAAACATGGTGTTGTTATTTTGCAGAACAaatcag aagACCTCCCTCACTGGGTGTTGTCAGCTATGAAATGCCTCGCATACT GGCCTAGAAATAATGACATGAGCCAACCAACTTACAGTGGGTTTGAACGGGATGTGTTCAGAACAGTTGCTGATTACTTTCTCAATCTCCCCGAACCATTACTTACTTTTGAATACTATGaactttttgttaatattttag TTATGTGTGGCTACATCACAATTCCAAATATAAGCAGAGGAAAGCATTCTGCCCAAGATGAGGAACGTAACCCACAACCTTCAAAAATTCTTCACTTGAACTCTTTCAAGTCAACTGAGTGTCTTCTTCTAAGCCTCCTTCGCAAAGAAcctgacaaaaaaaagaaagaatatgaaGCTTCCAGGAAGTCTTCTTCAGAAGAGCTAACTATTCAGAAACAATGCACAAAGAAATTGCAGCAATATCAGCTGACATGTAGGCAAGGTAGTGCCGAAAATCTAATAGGGGGAAGTTGTCAAAATCTTTCAGGTTTCAGGAAGGAACAAGTTCCACCTCGAACATTTAGGACAAGATGTTACTCTTTGGAAATAATTGGAGATACTGCTTCAAATGTATGTAATAGAGGAGAATCTGATTCCCTTGGGCACAGTGATGTGAACACCACCCTGGGCACAAGAAATCGAAAACAATCACCACTGTCTGAGCATAAAGCTAATTCTGTGTTGGAGCTTGGGTTTGATAACATGTGCCAAAACCAAACCCGTGGTATCCAGAGAGTGGCTGCCTCAACTCTGCAGGATAAAGAACTGCTTAATGAAAGTTGTGGGTCGAAGCAAATATGCAGGTCTCTGAGTTTACTTGGCAAGAGGAACTCCAGAAGTTGTGCCAACATCAATGTACCCGTTGCTGAAATCACAGTAAAGCCAAAGCCTCAACTTTGTGGGCAAGGAAAACCAAATACTTCTGGTGTGGACGTCAGGACGGAGGTTTCCAATATCACCATCAATAAGAGACGCTGTAAAAGTACCACAGAACTCTCAGAATTCTCTTTCACTCACTCTTTTATGTTGACTGGCACGCAAA ATCTCCTTCAGCCTCATTTAGAAAGAATTGCTGTTGAAGCGCTACAGATATGTTGTTTGTTGCTTCCACCACCAAATCGTAGAAAGATTCAGCTCCTAATGCGTATGATCGCTCGGATCAGTGAAAACGTTGATATGCCACGGCTACACGATGCAATGGGAACGCGTTCTTTG ATGATACAGACCTTTTCTCGGTgcgtgctgtgctgtgcagaagaAGTAGATCTCGATGAGCTGCTTTCCACACGGTTGGTTTCATTTCTAATGGACCATCAGCAAGAAATATTTAAAGTACCAACTTACCTGCAGGTTGCAGTGCGAGATCACCTGGAATATGTGAAGATGTCTCAG TGCAAATATCCAAAGGAAGAAATTTGTGCCATATTACCAACATATTCATACTGCAAACAAATAACTCCTCAGGAGTTTGAGGAACAAAAGGTTTCTACCTCTCAAGCTGCAGTGGCAGAGCTCTTGGAGAACATTATCAAAGATAAAAACTTGTCtgtgaaagacaaaaagaaaaagctaaaacAG
- the DEPDC1 gene encoding DEP domain-containing protein 1A isoform X2 — protein MPLRKHRQHFKKHGSCFTASEAVDWLHEVLRTNSNFGPEVTRQQTVQLLGKFLKNHVIEDIKGRWGSENLEDNGALYRFPSTSPVKPLPSSCPQKENLENLPRDKEKLFKLPHLSRRTFRKHELLQSLENLENPKPDTIEESKEDALHREEISQEYVQETWRNIILLHLQTILGLPSLDEVLQPTQIVPEYVIYNMTNTSKHGVVILQNKSEDLPHWVLSAMKCLAYWPRNNDMSQPTYSGFERDVFRTVADYFLNLPEPLLTFEYYELFVNILVMCGYITIPNISRGKHSAQDEERNPQPSKILHLNSFKSTECLLLSLLRKEPDKKKKEYEASRKSSSEELTIQKQCTKKLQQYQLTCRQGSAENLIGGSCQNLSGFRKEQVPPRTFRTRCYSLEIIGDTASNVCNRGESDSLGHSDVNTTLGTRNRKQSPLSEHKANSVLELGFDNMCQNQTRGIQRVAASTLQDKELLNESCGSKQICRSLSLLGKRNSRSCANINVPVAEITVKPKPQLCGQGKPNTSGVDVRTEVSNITINKRRCKSTTELSEFSFTHSFMLTGTQNLLQPHLERIAVEALQICCLLLPPPNRRKIQLLMRMIARISENVDMPRLHDAMGTRSLMIQTFSRCVLCCAEEVDLDELLSTRLVSFLMDHQQEIFKVPTYLQVAVRDHLEYVKMSQCKYPKEEICAILPTYSYCKQITPQEFEEQKVSTSQAAVAELLENIIKDKNLSVKDKKKKLKQFQKEYPLIYQNRFPTTENEAMLFENKPTIKQPMLSLRKPRFRSLRY, from the exons ATGCCGTTAAGGAAACACAGGCAACATTTCAAAAAGCATGGCAGCTGTTTCACTGCCTCGGAAGCTGTGGACTGGCTCCATGAAGTGTTAAGGACTAACAGTAACTTTGGTCCTGAAGTTACCaggcagcagactgttcagttaCTGGGAAAGTTCCTCAAGAATCATGTAATTGAAGATATAAAAGGGAGATGGGGATCTGAAAATTTAGAAGACAATGGTGCACTATACAG GTTTCCATCAACATCTCCAGTTAAACCTCTGCCAAGCTCATGTCCACAAAAAGAGAACTTGGAAAACTTACCTAGAGACAAAGAAAAACTTTTTAAACTACCACATTTATCCAGGAGAACTTTTAGAAAACATGAATTACTACAGTCTCTG GAAAATTTAGAAAATCCAAAACCTGATACAATAGAAGAAAGTAAGGAAGATGCACTGCATAGGGAGGAAATAAGCCAGGAATACGTGCAAGAAACTTGGAGAAATATCATTCTACTGCA TTTGCAAACCATCTTGGGCCTCCCGTCTCTGGACGAAGTTTTGCAGCCAACACAGATAGTTCCCGAGTACGTCATCTACAACATGACTAACACGAGCAAACATGGTGTTGTTATTTTGCAGAACAaatcag aagACCTCCCTCACTGGGTGTTGTCAGCTATGAAATGCCTCGCATACT GGCCTAGAAATAATGACATGAGCCAACCAACTTACAGTGGGTTTGAACGGGATGTGTTCAGAACAGTTGCTGATTACTTTCTCAATCTCCCCGAACCATTACTTACTTTTGAATACTATGaactttttgttaatattttag TTATGTGTGGCTACATCACAATTCCAAATATAAGCAGAGGAAAGCATTCTGCCCAAGATGAGGAACGTAACCCACAACCTTCAAAAATTCTTCACTTGAACTCTTTCAAGTCAACTGAGTGTCTTCTTCTAAGCCTCCTTCGCAAAGAAcctgacaaaaaaaagaaagaatatgaaGCTTCCAGGAAGTCTTCTTCAGAAGAGCTAACTATTCAGAAACAATGCACAAAGAAATTGCAGCAATATCAGCTGACATGTAGGCAAGGTAGTGCCGAAAATCTAATAGGGGGAAGTTGTCAAAATCTTTCAGGTTTCAGGAAGGAACAAGTTCCACCTCGAACATTTAGGACAAGATGTTACTCTTTGGAAATAATTGGAGATACTGCTTCAAATGTATGTAATAGAGGAGAATCTGATTCCCTTGGGCACAGTGATGTGAACACCACCCTGGGCACAAGAAATCGAAAACAATCACCACTGTCTGAGCATAAAGCTAATTCTGTGTTGGAGCTTGGGTTTGATAACATGTGCCAAAACCAAACCCGTGGTATCCAGAGAGTGGCTGCCTCAACTCTGCAGGATAAAGAACTGCTTAATGAAAGTTGTGGGTCGAAGCAAATATGCAGGTCTCTGAGTTTACTTGGCAAGAGGAACTCCAGAAGTTGTGCCAACATCAATGTACCCGTTGCTGAAATCACAGTAAAGCCAAAGCCTCAACTTTGTGGGCAAGGAAAACCAAATACTTCTGGTGTGGACGTCAGGACGGAGGTTTCCAATATCACCATCAATAAGAGACGCTGTAAAAGTACCACAGAACTCTCAGAATTCTCTTTCACTCACTCTTTTATGTTGACTGGCACGCAAA ATCTCCTTCAGCCTCATTTAGAAAGAATTGCTGTTGAAGCGCTACAGATATGTTGTTTGTTGCTTCCACCACCAAATCGTAGAAAGATTCAGCTCCTAATGCGTATGATCGCTCGGATCAGTGAAAACGTTGATATGCCACGGCTACACGATGCAATGGGAACGCGTTCTTTG ATGATACAGACCTTTTCTCGGTgcgtgctgtgctgtgcagaagaAGTAGATCTCGATGAGCTGCTTTCCACACGGTTGGTTTCATTTCTAATGGACCATCAGCAAGAAATATTTAAAGTACCAACTTACCTGCAGGTTGCAGTGCGAGATCACCTGGAATATGTGAAGATGTCTCAG TGCAAATATCCAAAGGAAGAAATTTGTGCCATATTACCAACATATTCATACTGCAAACAAATAACTCCTCAGGAGTTTGAGGAACAAAAGGTTTCTACCTCTCAAGCTGCAGTGGCAGAGCTCTTGGAGAACATTATCAAAGATAAAAACTTGTCtgtgaaagacaaaaagaaaaagctaaaacAG